In Planococcus shixiaomingii, the DNA window AGTGCCATGGCTTCTTGCCAATTATCTCGCGTAACAGGCTGTAAACTAAGATTCATCTAAACACCTCTATTCGTAAAATCCTATCTTATTTTTGGAAATCGCTTAGCTAAAACACTTTTATAACATAAAGGACGTTTTACGCAGTAAGGAACTTATTTATTATTTCTTTATTCAGGTTGAAAATCCTTTATATAAGTCGTGAAATCAGATGTTATGTTTAATTTTCAGGAGAGAGGAAAGAGTAATACAAAATTAAAGCTAATAAAGGAGTGGGAAACGTGGAACTTTTGAAAGTGAATGGGCAGGTTAATGTGAAAAAACTGGCTGTCAGTGTGTTGGTCCCTGTGGTAGGTGGATCGATTGTCGGAGCGCTCGCTAGCCGCAACTCCCAGGAACAGTACGATAATTTGAAGAAACCATCATTTTCGCCGCCGCCTTGGGTTTTTCCGACTGTGTGGACAACACTCTATACAATGATGGGTGTCGCCAAATACCGGGCAGATGAAAAAGCGAAACTTCAAGAGGCCCAATCAAAAACGAGTGTGCCTTATGATGTGCAGTTGGGCTTAAATTTCTTATGGTCATTCTTGTTCTTCAAATGGCGCTTGCGCGGCACTGCTTTAGTTGAAATGGCGTTCTTGCTCGCCGCGATAACATTGACTGCGTATAAATTTGCCAAATACGACAAGACTGCCGGCTTATTGATGGTTCCGTATATCGGCTGGGTTTCTTTCGCTTTAGGGTTGAACTATTCGATCGTTAAACTGAACGCGCTGTAAACTTTAAGCGCCGCATCTTTTTATTTTTGATTTTCGAATGAAGCCTCTTCGATTGTTTGATAAACTTGTTATATTAAGGGAAAAGTTTTCCTATTAAGAAGGGGTGTATACACGTGTTCAAGAAGATGGCTTCAGATGCTTTAGGATTATCGGATGTAGGGAAAATTATCGATCCGCAAGACTACGACAAAACCGATGCTGACGATTACGTCATGCACGAAGATGATGAGAAAATTTACTTTTTGATCAAAACCCGTGCCGATGAATATTGCTTTACGAACTTGGCGCTGATTCATGTGGATGGCGAAAGTGCGATGTCTTCTAAACGGACGTTGCGGCGCTATCCGTATTCCCAGCACACCATCTCGGAAGTAGTGCTTGAAACAGCAGGGAAAATCGATTTGGATGTGGAAATCGGCTTCCGTTTAGGGGCTGTGGCGTTCAAAATCGACGTGCAAAAAAATCAGATCGAGAAGTTGAAGGATTTGTACAAAACGTTGTTGCGAATTGCTGAAATGACTTATGAAAACGGCATTCTCATCGATATGGCCGGGCAAAGCCTCGACAAGGCGGTAACGGTCCTGCAAAATTCGCGTCCGTCAAATGTCGATCTGGATGTCCAGTACTCCAAGTTGACGGATTTCGGCTTTACTTGGCTGACTTCGGTCCGCAATCAATACCACGTAAAAGATTTCGGAGACGTCTTCGAAAAATACATCAATAACTAAAGTAAATGTAAAAATGCCATGGACCAAGCGTTCATGGCATTTTTCTTGAATGTTGGACCGCAAATAAATTTCGCGGAGCACGAGTAAATTCCAAGGAACGCAAGTAAACGCTGAGGAACGCAAGTAAACCTTAAGGAACGCAAGTAAACCCTTAGCATCGCAAGTAAACTCCAGAAAACGCAAGTAAACTCTGTTTAACGCCAATAAAGCATTCCCAAAGAAGAGTTATTGTTTTTGTAAGTCGGGTATTGATACGGTAACAAAAACTTTAACTGTACAAAGGAGAGTGCAAAATGACGATAAAAGTGGCAGCGATTATTGGCAGTGTCAGAAAAGATTCGAACAATTTGAAGCTAGTGGAGTATATGAAAAAGCGCTATGCAGATCAGATGGATATTGAGCCTATTTTGATTAGCGACCTTCCGATGTACAATCCGGACATAGAAGAAAACGCGCCGCAAGAAGTGATTGATTTTAGAAATAGGATCAAACAAGCTGATGCGGTGTTGTTTGCAGTGGCGGAATATAATTTTTCGATACCGGGAGCGCTGAAGAACGCCATTGACTGGCTGTCGCGCGGCGGTTTTGTGCTGCGGGAGAAACCAGCTTTTATCGTCGGATCTTCGATGGGTGTGCTTGGCAGTGTCCGAGCCCAAATTCATTTAAGAGAAATCTTATCCAATCCATCACTTTCGCCATGGCTCCTTCCGAATAATGAAGTATATATCGGTTCAGTCCATGAAAAATTGAATGAACAAAACGAAATGGTCGATTCTGGAACGCGCGGATTTTTAGATCAAGTAGTCGGAAACTTTGTTTCTTTTTACAACAGAATATCCTAATAGAAAAATACCGCAAAAGCTTTTGGTTTTGCGGTATTTTTTTTTATGGGACAAAAAATAATTAATTTTTGTCTAATATATTGCATTTAGCTACAGGTCTAAATGCCTTGCAGAATAAGGGTTTTCCTTTTGAAATGCTGTCAGTCCGCTAGGATAACCTCTTTTGTTTATGTATTTAGGTAAATAAAAGCAGTGCTATTTTCTTTGAAAAAGAATACAATTAAGGTTGCGTGTATCAAAAGAGATAGATTGAGGTTAGCGTTTATTTCTGGCGAGCGGCTTTTGGTGAATTGTATCAGGAGGGAAGAACATGTTAAAAGAAATTTTTATCGGATTGTCTACAAACCAAATGTTGACAGCTGCAGCAAAAAAATACGGCTTGAAACTTGGAGCTCAAAATGTTGTAGCGGGAACGAACGTTGAGGAGACAATCGAAAGCATACGGGAACTAAATGCGCTGGGCATCAGCTGTACAGTTGATAATCTGGGTGAATTCGTTTTCGAAAGAGAAGAAGCATTGAAAGCGAAAGACAGCATTCTAGAAGTGATTGAAGCGATCCATGCAAATGGAGTAGATGCTCACATCTCATTAAAACCTACACAAATCGGGTTAGACATCGATTATGATTTCTGTTACGAAAACTTGAAGGAAATTGTAGCTGCTGCAAGCAAGTACGATATGCATATCAACCTTGATATGGAAGATTACGGCCACGTTCAGCCTTCATACGATTTGCTGGAAACACTCTTAAAAGAGTACAGCAATGTCGGGACAGTTATCCAATCTTATTTCTACCGGGCACAAGAAGATATCGAAAAACACAAAGACTTGCGTTTACGCATTGTAAAAGGCGCTTATAAAGAGCCGGCGGAGTACGCTTACCAAACACGCGAGGAAATTGATGCAAACTTCATCGAATTGATTGAATATCATTTGCTGAACGGGAAATTCACATCAATTGCTACTCATGACCACCATATCATCAATCACGTTATTGATTTTGTGGAAGAGTACGGCATCTCGCGCGACAAATTCGAGTTCCAGATGCTTTATGGTTTCCGCAAAGACATGCAAGTGGACTTGGCGAAAAAAGGCTATAACTTCTGCACATATGTGCCGTTTGGCGATGACTGGTACGGCTACTTTATGCGCCGTCTGGCAGAACGCCCGCAAAACTTGAACCTTGTTGTTAAGCAAGTGTTCAACAAACGCACAAATACAGCAATTGGCCTTTTTGCAGGCGCTTATGCGCTTGGCCGTTTAACAGCAAAGAAAAAATAAATATTAAAAAAAGCTGCCGAGAAACTCTCGGCAGCTTTTTTATTCAATTACAGGCTTGGCTTGAACCTCCTCGGCCAGCTTTCTTTTGCCGAAGATAAAATAGTAATAGGTTGATGAAACGATGTAAAGGCCGGCTGTAATGGTAAAGGCATAAGCATAACCCCAGAAAGAGCCGAACGTGATGACAAGACCAGCCGCAACCGGTCCCATTGTTGCCCAGCCAATGTTGAAGACCATCTGATTAACGGAATTCGACAGGCCTTTGTATTTATCATGGACCAATTCCATTGCGACAGCACTTTGAA includes these proteins:
- a CDS encoding TspO/MBR family protein, which encodes MELLKVNGQVNVKKLAVSVLVPVVGGSIVGALASRNSQEQYDNLKKPSFSPPPWVFPTVWTTLYTMMGVAKYRADEKAKLQEAQSKTSVPYDVQLGLNFLWSFLFFKWRLRGTALVEMAFLLAAITLTAYKFAKYDKTAGLLMVPYIGWVSFALGLNYSIVKLNAL
- a CDS encoding PH domain-containing protein; translation: MFKKMASDALGLSDVGKIIDPQDYDKTDADDYVMHEDDEKIYFLIKTRADEYCFTNLALIHVDGESAMSSKRTLRRYPYSQHTISEVVLETAGKIDLDVEIGFRLGAVAFKIDVQKNQIEKLKDLYKTLLRIAEMTYENGILIDMAGQSLDKAVTVLQNSRPSNVDLDVQYSKLTDFGFTWLTSVRNQYHVKDFGDVFEKYINN
- a CDS encoding NADPH-dependent FMN reductase, with product MTIKVAAIIGSVRKDSNNLKLVEYMKKRYADQMDIEPILISDLPMYNPDIEENAPQEVIDFRNRIKQADAVLFAVAEYNFSIPGALKNAIDWLSRGGFVLREKPAFIVGSSMGVLGSVRAQIHLREILSNPSLSPWLLPNNEVYIGSVHEKLNEQNEMVDSGTRGFLDQVVGNFVSFYNRIS
- a CDS encoding proline dehydrogenase family protein, translating into MLKEIFIGLSTNQMLTAAAKKYGLKLGAQNVVAGTNVEETIESIRELNALGISCTVDNLGEFVFEREEALKAKDSILEVIEAIHANGVDAHISLKPTQIGLDIDYDFCYENLKEIVAAASKYDMHINLDMEDYGHVQPSYDLLETLLKEYSNVGTVIQSYFYRAQEDIEKHKDLRLRIVKGAYKEPAEYAYQTREEIDANFIELIEYHLLNGKFTSIATHDHHIINHVIDFVEEYGISRDKFEFQMLYGFRKDMQVDLAKKGYNFCTYVPFGDDWYGYFMRRLAERPQNLNLVVKQVFNKRTNTAIGLFAGAYALGRLTAKKK